The following proteins come from a genomic window of Coffea arabica cultivar ET-39 chromosome 11c, Coffea Arabica ET-39 HiFi, whole genome shotgun sequence:
- the LOC113716772 gene encoding universal stress protein A-like protein yields MAVENGSSDKKVMVAIDENETSYHALVWYLQNFQESISKSSHPLILFMVQPPPPSNNTFAASLGSARMFCNVSPTPDYANAVQERNRLISSGILEKAKSICTSHGVNAETLLVVGDAKKAICDAVQKLNVDLLVLGDHGDGKLKRVFLGSVSNHCVFNAKCPVLVVKKPE; encoded by the exons ATGGCAGTTGAGAATGGATCATCTGATAAGAAAGTGATGGTGGCCATAGATGAAAACGAGACAAGTTACCATGCCCTCGTCTGGTATCTGCAGAATTTTCAAGAATCCATCTCGAAGTCCTCACATCCCCTAATACTCTTCATGGTTCAGCCACCTCCTCCTTCCAACAACACCTTTGCTGCCTCTCTTGGCTCTGCCCGCATGTTCTGTAATGTCTCTCCCA CTCCAGACTATGCTAATGCAGTCCAAGAGCGAAATCGCCTTATTTCCAGTGGTATTTTGGAGAAAGCTAAGAGCATCTGCACCAGCCATGGG GTAAATGCAGAGACACTGCTAGTTGTTGGAGATGCTAAGAAGGCAATATGTGACGCTGTGCAAAAATTAAACGTTGATCTACTTGTTTTAGGTGATCATGGAGATGGAAAACTCAAAAG GGTATTTCTAGGAAGTGTCAGCAACCATTGTGTTTTTAACGCCAAGTGCCCTGTGCTAGTTGTGAAGAAACCAGAGTGA
- the LOC113716771 gene encoding endonuclease 2, with translation MKLFEIQILVFVALLFVCPSFVHGWGVDGHLTVCRIAQPRLSEAAANAVKDLLPASADDDLGSLCSWADRVKFHYPWSSPLHYIDTPDNLCTYLYSRDCKDENGIKDRCVAGAINNYTSQLLSYGKDAASQHNLTEALLFLAHFVGDIHQPLHVGFTSDKGGNTIDVHWYTRKTVLHHVWDDNIIETAEQRYDNSDVDELIDALQKNITAEWADKVKTWETCSSGKPPCPNVYASESIKAACNWAYKGVSENSVLEDDYFLTRLPIVNLRLAQGGVRLAAALNSIFG, from the exons ATGAAGCTCTTTGAAATTCAGATTCTAGTTTTTGTGGCTCTATTGTTTGTGTGTCCCTCGTTTGTTCATGGATGGGGGGTTGATGGGCATCTCACAGTTTGCAGGATTGCTCAG CCGCGATTGAGTGAAGCAGCTGCAAATGCTGTGAAGGATCTGTTGCCAGCGTCTGCGGATGATGATTTAGGGAGTTTGTGTTCTTGGGCGGACAGAGTCAAGTTCCACTATCCCTGGTCATCACCACTTCATTACATTGATACCCCTGATAATCTCTGCACTTATCTGTACTCCA GGGATTGCAAAGATGAAAATGGCATAAAGGACAGGTGTGTAGCAGGGGCAATCAACAATTACACCTCCCAGCTCCTCAGTTATGGAAAAGATGCTGCTTCTCAAC ATAATCTCACAGAGGCCCTTCTATTCCTAGCCCATTTTGTGGGAGATATTCACCAG CCTCTTCATGTAGGATTTACTTCAGACAAGGGAGGCAATACAATTGATGTCCACTGGTACACAAGAAAGACAGTTCTGCATCAT GTCTGGGATGATAACATCATCGAGACAGCTGAACAAAGATATGACAACTCTGATGTGGATGAGTTGATTGATGCACTCCAAAAGAACATAACA GCTGAATGGGCAGATAAAGTAAAGACATGGGAGACCTGCAGCAGTGGCAAGCCACCCTGCCCAAATGT ATATGCATCTGAAAGTATTAAAGCAGCCTGTAATTGGGCTTATAAAGGTGTCAGTGAAAATTCAGTACTAGAAG ATGACTATTTCCTGACTAGGTTACCAATAGTCAATTTGCGACTAGCTCAAGGTGGAGTCCGCCTGGCAGCCGCCCTGAACAGTATATTTGGATGA
- the LOC113716214 gene encoding uncharacterized protein has protein sequence MEIPEISIITDFGAAGMDCLQNPSLISRVFSLSNLTTQVHSFWKWGAIIIAIFATFSSIIKRIKVIHIRRIKSSSESLLQHLDIDFDLSDDDDSTNDSSRASSDSEDDDDSPTSTASFLNPFSGDRDFRLKGSTNYYKSQGQNDHLRLRRHRQNERSGGCEGLAWPDFGAGNGVVKLWDSLGLSLGFDSFDDYSDSDSVVSLWDFDKEKKISDAFGGFGDSPEAFVAAVPSRPVVLSAKARDNSNGVVLGAYDTRMGGQKPALYAEWGRSSSPAKVVGLKSGSVDKVYVRDDVSGALTVGDVRRVKTPLETVTETDGDLWWDADAVILEDEFADCSK, from the coding sequence ATGGAAATCCCAGAAATCAGCATAATAACCGATTTTGGAGCTGCTGGAATGGATTGCCTGCAAAACCCATCTTTAATTTCTCGAGTCTTCTCTCTCTCCAACTTAACCACCCAAGTGCACAGTTTCTGGAAATGGGGTGCAATAATTATAGCCATTTTTGCAACCTTCAGCAGCATCATTAAAAGAATCAAAGTCATTCACATTCGTAGGATCAAATCCTCTTCCGAATCCCTCCTCCAACACCTCGACATTGATTTCGACCTCAGCGACGATGATGATTCCACCAATGATTCGTCGCGGGCCTCATCCGATAGCGAGGATGACGACGACAGCCCGACTTCTACGGCGTCGTTTCTTAATCCTTTCTCAGGCGATAGAGATTTTCGCCTTAAGGGCTCGACTAATTATTACAAAAGCCAGGGGCAAAATGATCATTTGAGGCTACGACGCCACCGCCAGAATGAACGCTCCGGTGGTTGCGAGGGATTGGCATGGCCGGATTTTGGCGCCGGAAACGGCGTTGTGAAGCTGTGGGACAGTTTAGGACTAAGCTTAGGTTTCGattcttttgatgattattCGGATTCCGACAGCGTAGTTTCGTTGTGGGATTTTGATAAAGAGAAGAAGATAAGCGATGCTTTTGGTGGCTTCGGTGATTCTCCGGAGGCTTTTGTGGCGGCGGTGCCGTCTCGCCCGGTGGTTTTGTCCGCCAAGGCGCGTGATAATAGCAACGGCGTCGTACTGGGTGCCTATGACACGAGAATGGGAGGCCAAAAGCCAGCTCTATACGCGGAATGGGGCCGGTCAAGCTCGCCGGCGAAGGTGGTCGGTCTGAAATCCGGCAGTGTTGATAAGGTTTACGTTAGGGATGACGTCAGCGGGGCTTTAACGGTAGGTGACGTGCGGAGAGTGAAGACTCCGCTGGAAACTGTGACGGAGACTGACGGCGATTTATGGTGGGACGCTGACGCCGTTATTCTCGAGGACGAGTTTGCTGACTGTTCAAAATAA
- the LOC113716215 gene encoding VQ motif-containing protein 8, chloroplastic-like gives MDPENFFREEPRRAINGPRPSPLRINKDSHVIQKPSSMNQVYKKAPKEQNTRLSTQQPRQPVIIYTHSPKIIHTKPKDFMALVQKLTGFSRSEEQIVEAESKRDDQTITISQEDNDSSSVTSDDKYEGDNASDVIKESSSAVSPVNKGLNPYLTDIPLFTPNSNLFSSPQPVFRYPDVVFTSPNIVSSLSPSFVEFMKGLPEY, from the coding sequence ATGGATCCAGAGAATTTTTTCCGTGAAGAACCAAGAAGGGCGATCAATGGTCCTCGTCCATCACCATTGAGGATTAACAAGGATTCTCATGTTATACAGAAACCATCTTCGATGAATCAAGTTTACAAGAAGGCTCCGAAGGAGCAAAATACTAGGTTGAGTACTCAGCAGCCGAGACAGCCCGTGATTATTTACACTCATTCTCCTAAGATTATTCATACAAAGCCTAAGGATTTCATGGCTTTGGTGCAAAAACTTACGGGTTTTTCGCGGTCCGAGGAGCAAATTGTTGAAGCTGAATCTAAGAGGGATGATCAAACAATTACCATCAGTCAAGAGGATAATGACTCGTCTTCGGTTACAAGTGATGACAAGTATGAAGGTGATAATGCTAGTGATGTGATTAAGGAGAGCTCATCTGCAGTGTCCCCTGTTAACAAAGGCCTAAATCCATACTTAACTGATATCCCTCTATTTACTCCAAACTCAAACTTATTTTCTTCACCTCAGCCTGTTTTCAGATACCCTGATGTGGTATTTACCTCCCCAAATATCGTCAGTTCGCTGTCTCCTTCGTTTGTGGAGTTCATGAAGGGTCTTCCGGAGTACTGA
- the LOC113715591 gene encoding adenylate isopentenyltransferase-like, with the protein MFPVCFMYSQSSLQQLLLHPLIFRTTLVLIISYSLFLLCPYHYILLLMNRLSSLLPKKTTNIKTSTSSSTINHRPRHILSQLSSIFSFFSLKSTSSPETNMTAMNSTTSNNSSSSSIHRRQKPKKLVVVMGATGSGKSKLSVDLGTRFFPNSEIVNSDKIQVYRGLDIATNKISMHDRRGVPHHFLGEFDPETEFTPSDFRELASKTIAQITSRRNLPLIVGGSNSFIYSLLAKRFNSETDVFDESSAINSVSSELRYSCCFLWVDVSLPILNEYLDKRVDEMLDSGMYEELEEYFAREGFAESESASRTGLGKAIGVPEFERYFKRVGLGGGADGSEVEKRLSYEEAVKAVKENTCTLAKRQLEKIQRLKDAGWDLHKIDATEAFRAAMGMTSDSGKRASDIWEKMVVEPSAKIVKRFLME; encoded by the coding sequence ATGTTTCCCGTATGTTTTATGTATTCTCAGTCATCACTACAGCAGCTGCTCCTCCACCCCCTTATTTTTCGTACTACCTTAGTACTAATCATCTCCTACTCCCTATTTCTTTTGTGCCCTTATCATTACATCCTCCTCCTTATGAACAGATTATCCTCGCTTTTACCCAAAAAAACTACTAATATCAAGACTAGTACTTCCTCCAGTACTATTAATCACCGTCCTCGCCATATTCTTAGCCAACTCTCCTCTATTTTCTCCTTCTTCAGCCTAAAATCCACCTCATCGCCAGAAACCAACATGACCGCCATGAACTCCACCACCTCCAAcaactcctcctcctcctccattcACCGCCGTCAGAAGCCGAAAAAGCTGGTGGTCGTTATGGGCGCCACTGGCTCTGGAAAATCAAAGCTCTCGGTCGATTTGGGAACGAGGTTCTTTCCCAACTCCGAGATCGTCAACTCGGATAAAATCCAAGTCTACCGTGGCCTGGACATCGCCACCAACAAAATCTCAATGCATGACCGAAGAGGAGTCCCACATCATTTCCTGGGCGAGTTTGACCCGGAAACCGAGTTCACCCCGTCCGATTTCCGCGAACTCGCTTCAAAAACCATTGCGCAGATAACCTCCAGGCGAAACCTCCCGCTCATCGTCGGCGGGTCCAACTCCTTCATCTACTCCCTGCTGGCGAAGCGGTTTAACTCGGAGACCGACGTCTTTGACGAGTCCAGCGCGATAAACTCAGTGTCCTCCGAGCTTCGCTACAGCTGCTGCTTCCTGTGGGTAGACGTTTCACTGCCCATTCTCAACGAGTACCTGGACAAGCGAGTTGACGAGATGCTTGACTCGGGGATGTACGAGGAGCTGGAGGAGTATTTTGCTCGGGAGGGTTTCGCTGAGTCTGAGTCCGCGAGCCGGACGGGGCTGGGGAAGGCGATTGGGGTGCCGGAGTTCGAGAGGTATTTCAAACGGGTCGGGCTGGGTGGTGGGGCGGATGGTTCGGAGGTGGAAAAGCGACTCTCATATGAAGAAGCCGTGAAGGCTGTCAAGGAGAACACGTGTACGCTGGCGAAGAGGCAACTGGAGAAGATCCAACGACTGAAAGATGCCGGGTGGGACCTACATAAAATAGACGCCACGGAGGCATTTCGGGCAGCTATGGGGATGACGTCAGATTCCGGCAAGAGGGCGTCGGATATTTGGGAAAAAATGGTGGTGGAACCAAGCGCGAAGATCGTGAAGCGGTTCTTGATGGAGTAG